In Edaphobacter dinghuensis, a genomic segment contains:
- the mutS gene encoding DNA mismatch repair protein MutS has protein sequence MATETTNDSTLTPVMRQYFTAKEQYPDCLMFCRIGDFYELFYEDAITASRELQLTLTARDKEKKQPMCGVPFHSAEGYFQRLLRKGYRIAVCEQIEDPKLTKTIVRREVTRVLTPGTAVDPALGAEQSNYLASVVVFDRCVGLALIDLSTGEFRATEFSGADGWALAVDELGRIKPVELLYAQNGLTGIAGKKQVLGFVKDEKVSRGRTESNGDPKTHVSDAGRGAPGLEEEEESSAGLDAIRTKTPLEDWVFTADYAVPLLRNQLRVQSLDGIGLSGHDAAAIAAGALLHYMRATKQGGLEHIDGLRFYERSTCLELDAVSVRNLELVEPLFSGESAQTTLFYTLDACCTPMGKRLLRSTLLRPSSDLSEIKARLEAVAEATADLRKREELRRSMNGMLDLERLLGRIALDSAGPREVMALAGTLGCLPGILAAVNLFEAGLWRKLSGVAAAETHVPEAGHGAPDSGAGFDAMEDLHELIVRSIADEPPVSLADGGVIRAGIDAELDELRELSRSGRQALVAIEERERQRTGIGSLKVRFNTVFGYYLEVTKANAKSVPADYERKQTLVNAERFTTPELKEYETKILTAQERSGEIERRLFAELRRQLLDAAKRMRDTARRVAEIDMLGCFAHLAALRGWTRPEVDAGGVLEFAGARHPVVERRLEESGSTRFVPNSVHLDADAGPAVLLITGPNMGGKSTYLRQSALLVIMAQCGCFVPAERMRVGLVDRIYTRIGASDNVARGRSTFMVEMTETAAILNTATNRSLVLLDEMGRGTATYDGLSLAWATVEYLHDRIGARTLFATHYHELTLLAERLSRLTNLRVTVKETQSGIVFLHTVEAGAASKSYGIEVARLAGLPTPVITRAREVLKVHERAETQQVRESAPSTPQLQMTMFTPLSQKIVDRLAEVDVDGLTPREALNLLAELQRELKG, from the coding sequence ATGGCAACTGAAACGACAAATGACTCGACCCTGACGCCGGTGATGCGGCAGTACTTCACCGCGAAGGAGCAGTATCCCGACTGCCTGATGTTCTGCCGCATCGGCGACTTCTATGAGCTGTTCTATGAGGACGCGATTACCGCTTCGCGCGAGCTGCAACTGACGCTGACGGCACGTGACAAAGAGAAGAAGCAGCCGATGTGCGGCGTTCCTTTTCACTCGGCGGAGGGTTATTTTCAGCGGCTGCTGCGTAAGGGCTACCGCATCGCCGTCTGCGAGCAGATCGAAGATCCCAAGCTGACCAAGACGATTGTTCGCCGCGAGGTGACGCGGGTGCTGACGCCGGGGACCGCGGTCGATCCCGCATTGGGTGCGGAGCAGAGCAACTACCTGGCCAGCGTCGTAGTCTTCGATCGATGCGTCGGGCTCGCACTGATTGATCTCTCTACGGGAGAGTTTCGCGCCACCGAATTTTCAGGCGCAGATGGCTGGGCGCTGGCCGTCGATGAACTGGGAAGAATTAAGCCGGTGGAGTTGCTTTATGCCCAGAATGGCCTGACCGGGATAGCGGGGAAAAAACAGGTCCTCGGCTTTGTGAAGGATGAGAAAGTTTCACGCGGTCGCACGGAGAGTAATGGCGATCCGAAAACCCACGTCTCAGATGCGGGACGCGGGGCACCCGGTCTGGAAGAGGAGGAGGAGAGCTCGGCTGGACTCGATGCGATTCGAACCAAGACACCGCTTGAAGATTGGGTCTTTACCGCCGACTATGCCGTGCCGCTGCTTAGAAATCAGCTTCGCGTGCAGTCGCTCGATGGCATAGGACTGAGCGGGCACGACGCTGCGGCGATAGCGGCAGGCGCACTGCTCCATTACATGCGCGCGACCAAGCAGGGAGGTCTCGAGCACATCGATGGCTTGCGGTTTTATGAGCGATCGACGTGCCTTGAGCTCGACGCGGTCAGCGTAAGAAATCTCGAGCTGGTCGAACCGCTCTTCTCGGGCGAGTCTGCACAGACAACCCTGTTCTATACGCTCGATGCGTGCTGCACGCCGATGGGCAAACGCCTGTTGAGGTCCACGCTACTGCGTCCTTCGAGTGATCTGTCGGAGATCAAGGCTCGATTGGAGGCGGTGGCAGAGGCGACTGCCGATCTGCGCAAGCGCGAAGAGCTGCGGCGGTCGATGAACGGCATGCTCGATCTGGAACGTCTGCTGGGCAGGATTGCGCTCGATTCGGCGGGACCGCGCGAGGTGATGGCTCTGGCGGGAACGCTGGGATGTTTGCCGGGGATTTTGGCTGCGGTGAATTTGTTTGAAGCTGGGCTCTGGCGGAAGCTGAGTGGCGTCGCTGCTGCGGAAACCCATGTCCCAGAGGCGGGACATGGGGCACCCGATTCTGGCGCCGGCTTCGATGCGATGGAAGACCTACATGAGCTGATCGTGCGCTCTATTGCGGATGAGCCTCCCGTGTCTCTGGCCGACGGCGGCGTGATTCGCGCGGGAATCGATGCGGAACTGGACGAGTTGCGCGAGTTGTCGCGTAGCGGACGGCAGGCGCTGGTGGCGATCGAAGAGCGCGAGCGGCAACGCACGGGGATTGGATCGCTGAAGGTTCGCTTCAACACGGTCTTTGGCTATTACCTCGAGGTGACCAAAGCGAACGCAAAGTCGGTCCCCGCCGACTACGAGCGGAAGCAGACGCTCGTCAATGCGGAGCGCTTCACAACCCCTGAGTTGAAGGAGTACGAGACCAAAATTCTGACCGCGCAGGAACGCAGCGGCGAGATCGAGCGCAGATTGTTTGCCGAGCTGCGGCGGCAGCTGCTCGACGCTGCAAAGCGCATGCGAGATACAGCGCGTCGCGTGGCAGAGATCGACATGCTTGGCTGCTTTGCTCATCTGGCGGCGCTCCGCGGATGGACACGCCCTGAAGTCGATGCCGGCGGCGTGCTCGAGTTTGCCGGAGCGCGGCATCCGGTGGTGGAGCGGCGGCTCGAAGAGAGTGGCAGCACTCGCTTTGTGCCGAACTCTGTGCATCTCGACGCAGATGCGGGACCTGCGGTGCTGTTGATTACTGGACCGAATATGGGCGGCAAAAGTACCTATCTTCGCCAGAGCGCTCTGCTTGTAATCATGGCGCAGTGTGGCTGCTTCGTCCCGGCAGAGCGCATGAGAGTAGGGCTCGTCGATCGTATCTATACACGCATCGGCGCAAGCGACAACGTGGCGCGTGGCCGCTCGACCTTCATGGTGGAGATGACGGAGACGGCGGCGATTCTGAACACTGCGACGAACCGAAGCCTGGTGCTGCTCGACGAGATGGGTCGTGGAACGGCCACTTACGACGGCCTCTCTCTCGCATGGGCGACGGTTGAGTATCTGCACGATCGTATCGGCGCGCGCACGCTGTTTGCCACGCACTACCATGAGTTGACGCTGCTGGCCGAGCGGTTGTCGCGGCTGACGAACCTGCGGGTGACGGTGAAAGAGACGCAATCGGGGATTGTGTTTCTGCACACGGTCGAGGCGGGTGCTGCGAGCAAGAGCTATGGCATTGAGGTAGCGCGGTTGGCTGGCTTGCCAACGCCAGTGATCACTCGCGCCCGCGAGGTGCTGAAGGTGCACGAGCGCGCAGAGACACAGCAGGTCCGCGAGTCTGCGCCATCGACGCCGCAATTGCAGATGACGATGTTTACGCCGTTGTCGCAGAAGATTGTGGATCGCCTGGCCGAGGTCGATGTGGACGGCTTGACTCCACGTGAGGCGCTGAACCTGCTGGCCGAGTTGCAGCGCGAGTTGAAGGGGTGA
- a CDS encoding anhydro-N-acetylmuramic acid kinase, translating to MPKSMVVAGVMSGTSADGVDVALCRISAARDYGDSPRIKLLGHAGFRYSKAVRAAVLAAMDAKNASVADLSRLNWRLGEIYADCVEKASTRLGIKIDLIGCHGQTIYHQAVAEKYLGSPVRCTWQMGEASVIAERLRVPVVSDFRPADMAAAGQGAPLVPMLDYVMFRSAKVNRVLQNLGGIGNLTAIPAGCAIDGVMAFDTGPGNMVIDACMQRLRGKAFDRGGAVARQGRIISSVLTSVLAEEYFSASPPKSCGREQFGADFVSHVISVCRKARANDADIVATATALTAESVSQAYQRFVWAHLGTAAPLAKTEFVVAGGGAKNAALMTMLGERLQPLGVKIRLMRELGVPGQAKEAVAFAMLAWLTWNGVAGNVVAATGAKRPVVLGKVTHG from the coding sequence ATGCCGAAGTCAATGGTGGTAGCAGGCGTGATGAGCGGAACTTCGGCGGACGGAGTGGACGTGGCTCTGTGCAGAATCTCTGCTGCCAGAGATTATGGAGACTCGCCCCGAATCAAGTTGCTTGGCCACGCCGGGTTTCGCTATTCAAAGGCAGTACGAGCGGCGGTGCTCGCAGCGATGGATGCAAAGAATGCGTCTGTGGCAGACCTCTCGCGGCTGAACTGGAGACTGGGCGAGATTTATGCGGACTGCGTGGAAAAGGCGAGCACACGCTTGGGAATTAAGATCGACCTGATTGGATGTCATGGACAGACGATCTACCACCAGGCGGTAGCGGAAAAATATTTAGGATCTCCAGTCCGATGCACATGGCAGATGGGCGAGGCAAGTGTGATTGCTGAGCGCCTGCGCGTGCCGGTGGTGAGCGATTTTCGCCCAGCAGATATGGCAGCAGCAGGACAGGGCGCGCCTCTGGTGCCTATGCTGGACTATGTGATGTTTCGGTCTGCAAAGGTAAACCGAGTCCTGCAGAATCTTGGTGGCATCGGAAACCTCACGGCCATTCCGGCAGGCTGTGCCATCGACGGCGTCATGGCGTTCGATACCGGTCCGGGAAATATGGTGATCGATGCCTGCATGCAGCGCCTTCGCGGAAAGGCCTTTGATCGCGGCGGAGCCGTGGCGCGGCAAGGGAGGATTATCTCTTCTGTATTGACGAGCGTTTTAGCTGAAGAGTATTTCTCTGCTTCACCTCCTAAGAGCTGCGGGCGCGAACAGTTCGGAGCCGACTTCGTCTCACACGTTATTTCGGTGTGCCGAAAGGCACGCGCGAACGATGCGGATATCGTCGCAACGGCAACGGCCTTAACCGCGGAGTCGGTATCGCAGGCTTATCAAAGATTTGTTTGGGCGCACCTGGGAACCGCCGCTCCGTTGGCTAAGACGGAGTTCGTGGTCGCCGGAGGCGGCGCAAAGAACGCTGCGCTGATGACGATGCTTGGCGAGCGTCTGCAACCGCTCGGAGTAAAGATACGGTTGATGAGGGAGCTGGGTGTTCCGGGACAAGCCAAAGAAGCGGTAGCGTTCGCAATGCTGGCGTGGTTGACGTGGAACGGTGTTGCCGGAAACGTCGTCGCAGCCACAGGAGCGAAACGGCCAGTCGTGCTGGGCAAGGTGACTCACGGATGA
- a CDS encoding ABC transporter substrate-binding protein gives MTPPVFFASRHVGAKKARRFVSSCSWLLLFICFVLAGCRSQNDTPGTVVMVIESSPNNLDLRQGTDAQSARLGSLIFDSLVRKDEHYNLRPWLATSWEQPDALTWVFHLRDGVYFHNGKPLTADDVAYTINSLIDGTLVTGKSGNFASVLKAEARDRLTVVVHMKRPDEGLLFNMSDGLFGVVPSGTGSDFGLHPIGTGPFEFVSAVQDKDVILKRNPNYWMQSPPPPAGAHRVEQVRFEVVPDAITSALELQKGSADLASNVLTLDMVHQLRRDPNLQVETGLGSQAFYLTFNVTDPLLKDKRVRQAVACAIDRQAIVHDLWRDQARVANTLLPIGHWAAANESEMVQYPHDVARAQHLLDEAGFHAGKDGVRLTITLKTSTDESTRLMAMVLQQQLRTAGIRLNIRSAEFGTFYSDVTRGAFQMYALKWIDSNEDPDIFHYAYATESFPPRGGNRGRYSNPKLDALLSAAASETDQQKRRVEYIEVQQILAEDLPSIPLWYPNNEVVHTRRVQGIRQRGSGSFEFLRDAWVQ, from the coding sequence ATGACGCCGCCGGTCTTCTTCGCGAGCAGGCACGTTGGTGCAAAGAAGGCGCGAAGATTTGTCTCGTCATGCAGTTGGCTGTTGTTGTTCATCTGTTTCGTGCTTGCTGGTTGCCGCTCGCAGAACGACACTCCCGGAACCGTAGTGATGGTCATTGAGAGCAGCCCCAACAACCTCGATCTGCGGCAGGGAACTGACGCGCAATCGGCTCGGCTTGGCAGCCTCATCTTCGATTCGCTGGTACGCAAGGACGAACATTACAATTTGCGACCGTGGCTCGCCACTAGTTGGGAGCAGCCTGACGCGCTGACGTGGGTCTTTCATCTGCGCGACGGCGTGTACTTTCACAACGGCAAACCGCTGACGGCTGATGATGTGGCCTACACGATCAACAGTCTTATTGATGGAACGCTGGTGACGGGGAAGAGCGGCAACTTCGCCTCTGTGCTGAAGGCTGAGGCGCGCGATCGGCTGACTGTTGTAGTGCACATGAAGCGGCCTGATGAGGGACTGCTCTTCAATATGAGCGACGGCCTCTTCGGTGTCGTGCCCAGCGGCACTGGAAGCGACTTTGGCTTACACCCAATAGGGACGGGGCCTTTTGAGTTTGTAAGTGCCGTGCAGGACAAAGACGTAATCCTCAAGCGGAACCCGAACTATTGGATGCAGTCTCCACCGCCGCCCGCAGGCGCGCATCGCGTCGAGCAGGTTCGTTTTGAAGTGGTGCCCGATGCAATCACAAGTGCGTTGGAGCTGCAGAAGGGATCGGCTGATCTCGCCAGCAATGTTCTGACGCTCGACATGGTTCACCAGCTTCGTCGCGACCCCAATCTGCAGGTGGAAACAGGTCTCGGTTCGCAGGCCTTCTACCTCACCTTCAATGTGACCGATCCTTTGTTGAAGGACAAGCGTGTGCGGCAAGCGGTGGCTTGCGCCATCGACCGGCAGGCCATCGTGCACGACCTGTGGCGCGATCAGGCGAGGGTTGCGAATACACTGCTGCCGATCGGGCATTGGGCCGCGGCAAACGAATCGGAGATGGTGCAGTATCCGCACGATGTTGCGCGTGCGCAGCACCTGCTCGACGAAGCAGGCTTTCATGCGGGCAAAGACGGTGTGCGTCTGACGATCACGCTGAAAACAAGCACAGATGAGTCGACTCGTCTGATGGCGATGGTGTTGCAGCAGCAGCTGCGGACAGCTGGGATTCGCCTGAATATACGCTCGGCGGAGTTTGGAACCTTTTACTCCGATGTCACGCGCGGCGCCTTCCAGATGTATGCACTCAAGTGGATCGACAGCAACGAAGACCCCGACATCTTCCACTACGCCTATGCGACGGAGAGCTTTCCGCCGCGAGGAGGCAATCGCGGACGGTACTCCAACCCGAAGCTTGACGCTTTATTGAGTGCTGCTGCATCGGAGACCGACCAGCAGAAGCGCCGTGTCGAATACATTGAGGTGCAACAGATTCTCGCTGAGGATCTGCCATCGATTCCGCTCTGGTACCCGAACAACGAGGTGGTGCACACACGGCGTGTTCAGGGCATTCGACAACGTGGATCAGGCAGCTTCGAGTTTCTGCGGGATGCATGGGTGCAATAA